A single window of Cryptococcus tetragattii IND107 chromosome 4 map unlocalized Ctg04, whole genome shotgun sequence DNA harbors:
- a CDS encoding trehalose-phosphatase, which yields MDSMHPDPTPSIPPSLPELKTQVARLEASHKEKGLPLSGRIIHVMHHLPVEIVRIVPADSLESAGAGFLSPPMTPEFKPEDAETTVESADAKWRIHARTAHPALVSGIKSLSETHDQLLVAWTGEVLIQPDNTQSPQVPSQPTFSSIASNLLAPFSGTPGDSTPRPQPPPQQGALKVFGGEFNEADQKEIASELDRFAEAESKFDPTDKLKYVPVFLPPDVSKGHYEGFCKKTLWPLFHYLLWLDSTATVPSPDPSWLAYHKTNQMFAQRVAQIYKPGDLIICHDYHLLLAPKMIREALGQVFHPNAGWGTAHPSPSLHHAHGKGFEWESNQQTPTPEKAKGEKIGAFMNHVGTALGNHLGIMEHGQQNEIMIGMFMHTPWPSSEIFRCLPKRREILDGMLGANLVSFQTYSYSRHFVSTCIRVCGYESTPGGVDANGQVTAVGYCPIGIDIKRVVHDRDQPGVLPKAQALRDLYKDKKIIVGREKLDVAKGVYNKLQAFEKFLQVYPQWRGKVVLIQVTTPALSESPKLERMTAELVSHINGTYGSLDFTPVHHYHQALEKDEYFGLLSCADLALITSLRDGMNTTSMEFILCQDKTSKSPLVLSEFMGTAPSFASALQINPHDLLGVAQAINKGLTMRPEEKAERHAKLLEGVLAHTSHTWAATILKQLLENVGGEHTAHHTPALDTALFADAYKKANKRLLLFDYDGTLTPIVKVPAHAVPTERTRNAITTLCKDPKNVVYLISGRDGDFLEEHWGHLDRLGLSAEHGSFVKQPGEEEFINMTEALDMSWMSEVEEIFKYYTERTTGSTIEVKKASITWHYRNSDPDFGEFQCKQALDLLESSLAPKRPIEVLVGKKNLEVRPLAVNKGEIVKRLMYENPDVDLIFCAGDDKTDEDMFRALRTVFPPGGVVDDNPVVLKPPVAVTSAMEPEEADELPDVELSIRPKGVFATTVGPPAKRTLAGWHVTCPEEVVEALESLLEEIQVA from the exons ATGGACTCAATGCACCCGGACCCCACCCCAAGcattcctccttctctccccgAGCTCAAGACCCAAGTGGCTAGGCTTGAAGCCTCTCACAAGGAAAAAGGGCTCCCCCTCTCAGGGCGTATCATCCACGTCATGCACCATCTTCCAGTAGAAATTGTTCGGATTGTCCCGGCCGATTCGCTCGAGTCAGCCGGAGCTGGCTTCCTTTCTCCGCCCATGACACCCGAGTTCAAACCGGAAGATGCCGAGACTACCGTCGAAAGTGCCGATGCGAAATGGCGTATCCATGCGAGGACTGCCCACCCAGCCTTGGTCAGTGGTATCAAGAGTTTGTCGGAGACCCATGACCAGCTGCTGGTTGCGTGGACGGGCGAGGTGCTCATACAGCCCGACAACACCCAGAGCCCTCAGGTGCCATCACAACctaccttctcttccataGCCAGCAATCTCCTCGCTCCTTTCTCTGGCACACCTGGTGACTCCACTCCTCGACCCCAACCCCCGCCTCAGCAGGGAGCGTTGAAGGTCTTTGGTGGAGAATTCAACGAGGCGGATCAGAAGGAGATTGCTTCCGAGTTGGACAGGTTTGCCGAGGCAGAATCCAAATTTGATCCTACAGACAAGCTCAAGTACGTTCCGGTGTTCCTTCCGCCCGATGTCAGCAAGGGCCATTACGAAGGGTTCTGCAAAAAGA CTCTTTGGCCGCTCTTTCATTATCTTTTATGGCTCGATTCCACTGCTACCGTCCCCTCCCCCGACCCTTCTTGGCTCGCCTATCACAAGACCAACCAAATGTTTGCTCAGCGTGTCGCCCAAATCTATAAGCCGGGTGATCTCATCATTTGTCATGATTACCATCTACTGCTCGCACCCAAGATGATTCGCGAGGCCCTGGGGCAAGTCTTCCACCCGAATGCCGGGTGGGGTACCGCTcacccatctccttctttacATCATGCCCACGGCAAGGGCTTCGAATGGGAGAGCAATCAGCAGACACCTACACCGGAGAAAGCCAAGGGCGAAAAGATCGGTGCGTTCATGAATCATGTGGGTACTGCTTTAGGCAACCACCTCGGCATAATGGAACATGGTCAGCAAAACGAGATTATGATTGGCATGTTCATGCACACTCCCTGGCCAAGCTCAGAAATCTTCAGGTGTCTCCCTA agaggagagagattCTTGATGGTATGCTGGGAGCCAACCTCGTATCTTTCCAGACATACTCTTACTCTCGCCACTTTGTCTCCACCTGTATCCGTGTATGTGGGTACGAATCGACACCAGGCGGTGTAGACGCGAATGGCCAAGTGACCGCCGTCGGTTACTGTCCTATTGGCATCGACATTAAGCGTGTTGTGCACGATCGTGATCAACCAGGCGTTCTTCCTAAAGCGCAGGCTCTACGAGATCTGTAtaaggacaagaagatcatCGTCGGCAGGGAAAAGCTTGACGTCGCCAAGGGTGTCTACAATAAGCTTCAGGCGTTTGAAAAATTCTTGCAAGTCTATCCTCAGTGGAGGGGTAAGGTCGTCTTGATTCAGGTGACCACTCCGGCTTTGTCAGAGAGTCCCAAGTTGGAAAGAATGACAGCGGAGCTAGTGAGTCATATCAACGGAACTTATGGGTCGTTGGACTTTACACCTGTTCATCACTA CCATCAAGCTCTTGAAAAAGACGAGTATTTCGGTCTTCTTTCATGCGCTGACCTCGCTCTCATCACCTCCCTGCGCGATGGTATGAACACTACTTCTATGGAATTCATCCTTTGTCAAGACAAGACCTCGAAATCCCCACTCGTCCTTTCCGAGTTCATGGGTACCGCTCCATCATTTGCCTCTGCCTTACAGATCAACCCTCACGACCTCTTGGGCGTTGCTCAAGCTATCAACAAGGGTTTGACCATGCGCCCGGAAGAGAAGGCTGAAAGGCATGCCAAATTGCTTGAGGGCGTCCTTGCGCACACCTCTCACACATGGGCTGCCACTATCCTCAAACAGCTCTTGGAAAACGTTGGCGGTGAACACACTGCTCATCACACGCCAGCTTTGGATACTGCTCTATTCGCTGATGCCTACAAAAAGGCTAACAAGCgacttctcctcttcgactATGACGGTACACTTACTCCTATCGTGAAGGTACCTGCACATGCAGTTCCCACTGAAAGAACGCGCAATGCCATTACAACACTTTGTAAGGACCCGAAGAACGTCGTCTACCTTATATCAGGTCGCGATGGGGATTTCCTCGAAGAACATTGGGGACATTTAGATAGGCTTGGCCTGTCCGCAGAACATGGAAGTTTTGTCAAGCAGccaggagaggaagagtttATCAATATGACTGAAGCGTTGGACATGAGCTGGATGAGCGAAGTAGAGGAAATTTTCAAGTATTATACCGAG AGGACGACAGGCAGTACCATTgaggtcaagaaggcttCGATCACTTGGCACTACAGAAATTCTGATCCCGACTTTGGAGAATTCCAGTGCAAGCAAGCTTTGGATCTTTTAGAGAGCTCCCTTGCACCCAAGAGACCCATAGAAG TTCTTGTTGGCAAAAAGAATCTTGAAGTCCGTCCGCTCGCGGTTAACAAGGGCGAGATTGTCAAGAGATTGATGTATGAGAACCCGGACGTTGACTTGATCTTCTGTGCCGGCGATGACAAG ACTGATGAGGACATGTTCCGAGCTTTGAGAACGGTCTTCCCTCCCGGTGGCGTGGTCGACGACAATCCAGTTGTTCTGAAACCCCCTGTCGCTGTGACTTCAGCTATGGAACCCGAGGAAGCCGATGAGCTCCCTGATGTTGAATTGAGTATCC